A single region of the Candidatus Sungiibacteriota bacterium genome encodes:
- the trpS gene encoding tryptophan--tRNA ligase, which yields MKTLLSGIQPSGNLHIGNYLGAIKHWVELQKKYREFIAIVDLHAITVPQNPKILYQKTLEIAALLLACGINPKKSILFVQSHVPAHTELAWILNTLTPVGELERMTQFKEKQERSGALAGLLNYPILQAADILLYRPDVVPVGEDQLQHIEFTRTLARKFNNRFGKTFKEPKALLQKDAARVMGLDNPAKKMSKSAPSPNNYIALFDSPAQIRRKIKIAVTDSGSEVRYDQKIKPAISNLMTIYSAFAGLSRAQIEKKYRGKGYAEFKNDLGELLVRRLAPIQKKYQTLIKNKKALLAILKQGAKEADKTASVTLRLVKERVGFVS from the coding sequence GTGAAAACGTTATTAAGCGGCATACAACCTTCCGGAAACCTGCATATTGGAAATTATCTGGGCGCAATTAAGCACTGGGTGGAACTCCAAAAAAAATATCGCGAATTTATTGCGATCGTGGATTTGCACGCCATAACCGTGCCTCAAAATCCAAAAATACTTTACCAAAAAACGCTGGAAATAGCGGCGCTTTTGCTTGCCTGCGGAATTAATCCTAAAAAATCAATACTCTTTGTCCAGTCACACGTGCCGGCTCACACTGAACTTGCCTGGATTTTAAATACTTTGACACCAGTGGGAGAACTGGAACGGATGACACAGTTTAAGGAAAAGCAGGAGAGATCAGGAGCCTTGGCCGGCCTTCTTAATTACCCTATTTTGCAAGCAGCTGATATTCTTCTCTACCGCCCGGATGTCGTGCCAGTGGGTGAAGACCAGCTCCAGCATATTGAATTTACACGGACTCTTGCGCGGAAATTTAATAATCGTTTTGGTAAAACATTCAAGGAACCAAAAGCTTTACTGCAAAAAGACGCGGCGCGCGTTATGGGACTGGATAATCCCGCAAAGAAAATGTCCAAATCAGCTCCCAGCCCCAATAATTATATTGCGCTTTTTGATTCACCCGCCCAAATCCGCAGAAAAATTAAAATCGCCGTTACTGATTCCGGCAGCGAAGTGCGCTATGACCAAAAAATAAAGCCGGCTATTTCCAATCTTATGACTATTTACTCCGCCTTTGCCGGACTTTCCCGCGCCCAAATTGAGAAAAAATACCGAGGAAAGGGTTATGCCGAGTTTAAAAATGATCTGGGAGAACTTTTAGTAAGGAGGCTTGCACCCATCCAAAAAAAATACCAAACCCTTATCAAAAATAAAAAAGCGCTCCTTGCTATCTTGAAACAAGGAGCCAAAGAGGCAGACAAAACCGCTTCCGTAACGCTTCGTCTGGTCAAAGAACGAGTTGGATTTGTGAGTTGA
- a CDS encoding RpiB/LacA/LacB family sugar-phosphate isomerase: protein MEKKIIVGSDHAGFELKEAVLARLQSLGYTLQDLGVKSLEPADFPLIAETVCQEVVRQKAYGILICASGLGMCIVANKIDGIRAAHCESIWSAREARERVDVNVLCLGGRSLGRALALSIVETFLHFEFLAEERYQRRLAEITELETRN from the coding sequence ATGGAAAAGAAAATCATAGTAGGCTCTGACCACGCCGGTTTTGAGCTCAAAGAAGCAGTTCTGGCCCGTCTTCAATCATTAGGGTACACGCTACAAGATCTGGGTGTTAAATCGTTAGAACCCGCTGACTTTCCCTTAATTGCTGAAACAGTTTGCCAGGAAGTAGTGCGCCAAAAAGCTTATGGTATCCTAATCTGCGCAAGTGGACTGGGTATGTGCATTGTGGCCAATAAAATTGACGGCATTAGGGCAGCGCACTGCGAATCCATTTGGAGCGCACGGGAAGCTCGGGAACGAGTTGACGTCAATGTTCTTTGCCTAGGTGGACGATCTCTGGGCCGGGCTCTGGCCTTAAGCATAGTGGAAACTTTTCTACATTTTGAGTTTTTGGCCGAAGAAAGATATCAAAGAAGACTGGCAGAGATCACCGAACTTGAGACGCGCAATTAA